The Aggregatilinea lenta genome includes a region encoding these proteins:
- a CDS encoding DUF1328 family protein produces the protein MLSWALAFLVIAIIAAIFGFGGIAGAAASIAQILFFVFLVLFVVALLFGRRVIT, from the coding sequence ATGTTAAGTTGGGCGTTGGCTTTCCTGGTGATTGCGATCATCGCAGCGATTTTCGGTTTTGGTGGTATTGCGGGCGCTGCGGCGTCAATCGCACAAATCCTGTTCTTCGTATTCCTGGTCCTGTTTGTGGTCGCGCTGCTGTTTGGCCGCCGAGTCATTACCTGA